In a genomic window of Lepisosteus oculatus isolate fLepOcu1 chromosome 3, fLepOcu1.hap2, whole genome shotgun sequence:
- the LOC102685787 gene encoding E3 ubiquitin-protein ligase DTX3L isoform X2, protein MTMTPIFDKYVCILPLATVNSTVSNTLKFISTNIMSGGTVIEIFPFMTLTVDLAVFEDEYEAQDIIKRHQQLSVKMKGDKCLEVEGSYEKVDELFAKLCKLRTIKPFRATKHPPYTKPQQPPHFSQGEPVEVAEPIMEYIEEKYSKELDDIRGHNVIIQRSRSSSKMLINFQSLQPKKGTDFECHCVRERFLTFYQKIATNLQVKTYNTDSVWKTHYKNFEKEFPKLSINSRRDTITVTGSFIDLRRLDKLLQDGETHTTKTHTGSKMLPKNHQLFRSRDSRLSSPPVQNHQKAKEDTCPICLELIKEIDKTTLPRCQHVFCKDCLKTAFDVKPSCPICGIIYGKLKGTQPENGQMDVTILRSSLPGYEMYGTIVIKYHIPSGMQGDEHPNPGTSYEGATRTAYLPDSPEGKKVLKLLQQAFKQKLIFTIGRSSTTGRSNVVTWNDIHHKTHIYGGPTKDHLSVGVNVLGVDRTQLLPALSSCSAGRRRRYTGILPSDALFLQPTHADAATHLNYYIC, encoded by the exons ATGACTATGACGCCTATTTTCGATAAATATGTTTGTATATTACCATTAGCAACAGTTAACAGCACCGTTTCAAATACTCTGAAGTTTATTTCCACAAACATCATGTCCGGTGGAACAGTAATTGAG ATATTCCCGTTCATGACTCTGACTGTTGATCTGGCAGTCTTTGAAGATGAATATGAAGCCCAGGACATAATTAAAAGACACCAACAGCTTTCTGTGAAAATGAAGGGGGACAAGTGTTTGGAAGTTGAAGGCTCATATGAAAAAGTGGATGAATTGTTTGCTAAATTATGCAAGCTGAGAACAATAAAACCTTTTCGTGCTACCAAACATCCACCATATACTAAACCTCAACAGCCTCCTCACTTTAGCCAGGGGGAACCAGTTGAGGTTGCTGAACCCATTATGGAATACATTGAAGAAAAATATTCCAAGGAACTTGATGACATCAGAGGTCATAATGTTATTATACAAAGAAGTAGATCTAGCAGCAAGATGCTTATTAATTTTCAATCTCTACAGCCTAAAAAAGGAACTGATTTTGAATGTCACTGTGTCAGGGAGAGGTTTCTAACTTTTTATCAGAAGATTGCAACCAACCTCCAAgtaaaaacatacaatacagactcagtctggaaaacccattacaaaaactttgaaaaggaaTTTCCAAAACTTTCCATTAACTCAAGAAGGGATACAATTACAGTGACTGGGAGCTTCATTGACTTAAGAAGGCTGGACAAGCTCTTACAGGATGGTGAGACTCACACAACAAAGACTCACACAGGCAGCAAAATGCTTCCTAAAAATCATCAGTTGTTCAGGTCACGGGATAGTAGGTTAAGTTCACCTCCTGTCCAAAACCACCAGAAAGCCAAGGAAGATACTTGTCCAATTTGTTTGGAGTTAATCAAGGAAATAGACAAGACAACATTACCACGCTGTCAGCATGTATTTTGTAAAGACTGCTTAAAAACTGCCTTTGATGTAAAACCTTCCTGTCCAATCTGTGGTATAATATATGGGAAGCTAAAAGGTACCCAACCTGAAAATGGTCAAATGGATGTTACCATTTTGAGATCATCTCTACCAGGATATGAGATGTATGGTACAATTGTAATAAAATATCACATTCCAAGTGGGATGCAAGGG gaCGAACATCCAAATCCTGGCACGAGTTATGAAGGGGCCACCCGAACAGCCTATCTTCCTGACTCTCCAGAGGGCAAGAAGGTTCTGAAGCTTCTTCAGCAGGCCTTTAAGCAGAAACTAATTTTCACAATTGGAAGATCTTCGACCACCGGTAGAAGCAATGTGGTTACTTGGAATGATATTCACCATAAAACCCACATATATGGTGGGCCAACTAA AGaccacctgtctgttggtgTTAATGTGCTGGGAGTAGACAGGACTCAACTGCTGCCAGCTCTTTCCTCTTGCTCAGCTGGGAGAAGGAGAAGGTACACTGGTATCTTGCCAAGTGATGCCCTATTTCTCCAG cctacgcatgctgatgcagctacccacctgaactactacatctGTTAA
- the LOC102685787 gene encoding E3 ubiquitin-protein ligase DTX3L isoform X3 gives MTMTPIFDKYVCILPLATVNSTVSNTLKFISTNIMSGGTVIEIFPFMTLTVDLAVFEDEYEAQDIIKRHQQLSVKMKGDKCLEVEGSYEKVDELFAKLCKLRTIKPFRATKHPPYTKPQQPPHFSQGEPVEVAEPIMEYIEEKYSKELDDIRGHNVIIQRSRSSSKMLINFQSLQPKKGTDFECHCVRERFLTFYQKIATNLQVKTYNTDSVWKTHYKNFEKEFPKLSINSRRDTITVTGSFIDLRRLDKLLQDGETHTTKTHTGSKMLPKNHQLFRSRDSRLSSPPVQNHQKAKEDTCPICLELIKEIDKTTLPRCQHVFCKDCLKTAFDVKPSCPICGIIYGKLKGTQPENGQMDVTILRSSLPGYEMYGTIVIKYHIPSGMQGDEHPNPGTSYEGATRTAYLPDSPEGKKVLKLLQQAFKQKLIFTIGRSSTTGRSNVVTWNDIHHKTHIYGGPTNYGYPDPDYLTRVQEELKAKGIY, from the exons ATGACTATGACGCCTATTTTCGATAAATATGTTTGTATATTACCATTAGCAACAGTTAACAGCACCGTTTCAAATACTCTGAAGTTTATTTCCACAAACATCATGTCCGGTGGAACAGTAATTGAG ATATTCCCGTTCATGACTCTGACTGTTGATCTGGCAGTCTTTGAAGATGAATATGAAGCCCAGGACATAATTAAAAGACACCAACAGCTTTCTGTGAAAATGAAGGGGGACAAGTGTTTGGAAGTTGAAGGCTCATATGAAAAAGTGGATGAATTGTTTGCTAAATTATGCAAGCTGAGAACAATAAAACCTTTTCGTGCTACCAAACATCCACCATATACTAAACCTCAACAGCCTCCTCACTTTAGCCAGGGGGAACCAGTTGAGGTTGCTGAACCCATTATGGAATACATTGAAGAAAAATATTCCAAGGAACTTGATGACATCAGAGGTCATAATGTTATTATACAAAGAAGTAGATCTAGCAGCAAGATGCTTATTAATTTTCAATCTCTACAGCCTAAAAAAGGAACTGATTTTGAATGTCACTGTGTCAGGGAGAGGTTTCTAACTTTTTATCAGAAGATTGCAACCAACCTCCAAgtaaaaacatacaatacagactcagtctggaaaacccattacaaaaactttgaaaaggaaTTTCCAAAACTTTCCATTAACTCAAGAAGGGATACAATTACAGTGACTGGGAGCTTCATTGACTTAAGAAGGCTGGACAAGCTCTTACAGGATGGTGAGACTCACACAACAAAGACTCACACAGGCAGCAAAATGCTTCCTAAAAATCATCAGTTGTTCAGGTCACGGGATAGTAGGTTAAGTTCACCTCCTGTCCAAAACCACCAGAAAGCCAAGGAAGATACTTGTCCAATTTGTTTGGAGTTAATCAAGGAAATAGACAAGACAACATTACCACGCTGTCAGCATGTATTTTGTAAAGACTGCTTAAAAACTGCCTTTGATGTAAAACCTTCCTGTCCAATCTGTGGTATAATATATGGGAAGCTAAAAGGTACCCAACCTGAAAATGGTCAAATGGATGTTACCATTTTGAGATCATCTCTACCAGGATATGAGATGTATGGTACAATTGTAATAAAATATCACATTCCAAGTGGGATGCAAGGG gaCGAACATCCAAATCCTGGCACGAGTTATGAAGGGGCCACCCGAACAGCCTATCTTCCTGACTCTCCAGAGGGCAAGAAGGTTCTGAAGCTTCTTCAGCAGGCCTTTAAGCAGAAACTAATTTTCACAATTGGAAGATCTTCGACCACCGGTAGAAGCAATGTGGTTACTTGGAATGATATTCACCATAAAACCCACATATATGGTGGGCCAACTAA CTATGGATATCCAGATCCTGATTATCTCACCCGTGTCCAAGAAGAACTGAAAGCCAAAGGAATTTACTGA
- the LOC102685787 gene encoding E3 ubiquitin-protein ligase DTX3L isoform X1 — translation MTMTPIFDKYVCILPLATVNSTVSNTLKFISTNIMSGGTVIEIFPFMTLTVDLAVFEDEYEAQDIIKRHQQLSVKMKGDKCLEVEGSYEKVDELFAKLCKLRTIKPFRATKHPPYTKPQQPPHFSQGEPVEVAEPIMEYIEEKYSKELDDIRGHNVIIQRSRSSSKMLINFQSLQPKKGTDFECHCVRERFLTFYQKIATNLQVKTYNTDSVWKTHYKNFEKEFPKLSINSRRDTITVTGSFIDLRRLDKLLQDGETHTTKTHTGSKMLPKNHQLFRSRDSRLSSPPVQNHQKAKEDTCPICLELIKEIDKTTLPRCQHVFCKDCLKTAFDVKPSCPICGIIYGKLKGTQPENGQMDVTILRSSLPGYEMYGTIVIKYHIPSGMQGDEHPNPGTSYEGATRTAYLPDSPEGKKVLKLLQQAFKQKLIFTIGRSSTTGRSNVVTWNDIHHKTHIYGGPTKDHLSVGVNVLGVDRTQLLPALSSCSAGRRRRYTGILPSDALFLQAPPTAAMQCNGYVLRHQTAEVLPQTCFHKSSPDRVVSSNTSD, via the exons ATGACTATGACGCCTATTTTCGATAAATATGTTTGTATATTACCATTAGCAACAGTTAACAGCACCGTTTCAAATACTCTGAAGTTTATTTCCACAAACATCATGTCCGGTGGAACAGTAATTGAG ATATTCCCGTTCATGACTCTGACTGTTGATCTGGCAGTCTTTGAAGATGAATATGAAGCCCAGGACATAATTAAAAGACACCAACAGCTTTCTGTGAAAATGAAGGGGGACAAGTGTTTGGAAGTTGAAGGCTCATATGAAAAAGTGGATGAATTGTTTGCTAAATTATGCAAGCTGAGAACAATAAAACCTTTTCGTGCTACCAAACATCCACCATATACTAAACCTCAACAGCCTCCTCACTTTAGCCAGGGGGAACCAGTTGAGGTTGCTGAACCCATTATGGAATACATTGAAGAAAAATATTCCAAGGAACTTGATGACATCAGAGGTCATAATGTTATTATACAAAGAAGTAGATCTAGCAGCAAGATGCTTATTAATTTTCAATCTCTACAGCCTAAAAAAGGAACTGATTTTGAATGTCACTGTGTCAGGGAGAGGTTTCTAACTTTTTATCAGAAGATTGCAACCAACCTCCAAgtaaaaacatacaatacagactcagtctggaaaacccattacaaaaactttgaaaaggaaTTTCCAAAACTTTCCATTAACTCAAGAAGGGATACAATTACAGTGACTGGGAGCTTCATTGACTTAAGAAGGCTGGACAAGCTCTTACAGGATGGTGAGACTCACACAACAAAGACTCACACAGGCAGCAAAATGCTTCCTAAAAATCATCAGTTGTTCAGGTCACGGGATAGTAGGTTAAGTTCACCTCCTGTCCAAAACCACCAGAAAGCCAAGGAAGATACTTGTCCAATTTGTTTGGAGTTAATCAAGGAAATAGACAAGACAACATTACCACGCTGTCAGCATGTATTTTGTAAAGACTGCTTAAAAACTGCCTTTGATGTAAAACCTTCCTGTCCAATCTGTGGTATAATATATGGGAAGCTAAAAGGTACCCAACCTGAAAATGGTCAAATGGATGTTACCATTTTGAGATCATCTCTACCAGGATATGAGATGTATGGTACAATTGTAATAAAATATCACATTCCAAGTGGGATGCAAGGG gaCGAACATCCAAATCCTGGCACGAGTTATGAAGGGGCCACCCGAACAGCCTATCTTCCTGACTCTCCAGAGGGCAAGAAGGTTCTGAAGCTTCTTCAGCAGGCCTTTAAGCAGAAACTAATTTTCACAATTGGAAGATCTTCGACCACCGGTAGAAGCAATGTGGTTACTTGGAATGATATTCACCATAAAACCCACATATATGGTGGGCCAACTAA AGaccacctgtctgttggtgTTAATGTGCTGGGAGTAGACAGGACTCAACTGCTGCCAGCTCTTTCCTCTTGCTCAGCTGGGAGAAGGAGAAGGTACACTGGTATCTTGCCAAGTGATGCCCTATTTCTCCAG GCTCCTCCCACGGCTGCCATGCAGTGTAATGGATATGTCCTCCGTCACCAGACAGCAGAGGTGTTACCACAGACATGTTTTCATAAGTCGTCACCTGACCGAGTGGTTTCTTCCAACACATCTGACTGA